Sequence from the Candidatus Paceibacterota bacterium genome:
CTTCCCTCGCTGCCCGAGTCGCGCTTCAAACGCATCCTCTTCTGCACCGACTTCTCCGAAAGCGCGGATGCCGCGTTTGATTTTGCCATGGACGCGGCCGTCCGCCGGCCCGACTCGACGCTGTACTTGCTCCACGTCATTCAGGAGCCGGACGCGCAGTACTGGAAATCCCAGCTCGCCGAGGTGGAGAACATCAACGACGAGGCCAAGAAGGCAATTGATGCGAAAGTCGCCGCGGCCTACCTGTCGCGCGTGCCGAAAGGCCTGGAGGTGAAGGTGGAATTCCGCATCGGCCCGGATGCCGCGACCATTCTTGAATTCGCCAAATCGGCACAGATTGATGTCATTGTCCTTGGCCGGCACGGGCATGGCAGCGTGAGCAAAGCGCTTTTTGGCAGCGTAGCCGAGAAGATTGTTCGCAAGGCTGAGTGCGCCGTGCTGGTTGTGCCCTTGAGCTACGCGCAGACCCCGCCGGCCTGACCTTGCCGCGCCCGGGTTGCGCCGCCCGTCTATCCGTACTTTCCCCGGCTGTCCCTGCGTAGTTCTTCGTGTTGTCTTGGCCGCGCCATGGGGGGATGCTGCTCCGAGTGGAAGAACCTGTAATGATCAGGTCCGCCCCTGAGTGATTTCGGCAAACGCGGAACTGGCGAGTTGGACCGCCTGATTGGCGACGCGCGCGCCTGAAATCCCGGAGGAAGGCCTCACCCGATATTGAGCGGCACGAAGGCGATATGAGCAAAAGCGCAGACCTGGACAAAGGGGGGCTGGAGACTTTGTCCTGGAATACAAGGCCGTATGGAAAGATTAGTTAGGAACTTCTTGTGCCTGTTGCTCATGCTTCCCGTAACGGCGGGGGCGTATTTCAGCTACACGACTAACAACGGTTCGATCACCATTACGGGATACACCGGTCCCGGCGGTGGCGCGATCATTCCCAGCACGACCAACGGACTGCTGGTCACCAGCATCGGACTCTGGGCGTTCGCTCAGTGCCCAGACCTGACCCATGTCACGATCCCGAGCAGCGTCACGAGCATCGGGGTCAGGGCGTTCTATTCCTGTCCCAAACTGACCGCCATCACGGTGGATGCTGGCAATTCCGTCTACAGCAGCGCCGCCGGGGTCTTGTTCAGGAACAACCAGACTACCCTGATCCAGTGCCCGACAGCTAAGAGGGGCAGTTACGAAGTTCCTCATAGCGTCACCAGCATCGAGGACCATGCGTTTTCCTCGTGCTCCTACCTGACCAACGTCACGATTGGCAGCAACGTCGCCCACATCGGAAGCTATGCCTTCCACGCCTGCACCAACCTGGCCAGCGTCACAATCCCCGACAGCGTCACCAGTATCGGGTGGGGCGCGTTCCATTCCAGCGGCCTCGCCAGCGTCACGATCCCCGACAGCATCACCAGCATCGGCGACGTTGCGTTCCAGGGCTGCACCAACCTGACCAGGGTTGAAATCCCCAATAGCGTCACCAGCATCGGGTATTATGCGTTCTGTTATTGCACCAGCCTGACCAACATTACGATACCCGACAGCGTTGCCAGCATCGGAACCCATGCGTTTGATTACTGCAGCAGTCTGGCTAGCGTTACGATCGGCACAGGCGTCACTACTATCGGAGAAAATGCGTTCGTCTACTGCACCAACTTGACAGGGGTTTATTTCCGAGGCGACGCCCCAGCCGATATTGACACGCATGCCTTCCTGGCCGCCGACCAGGCGACCATCTACTACTTGCCGGGAACGAGGGGCTGGGGCCCGACATTCAACAATCTTCCCACCGCGCCATGGTTGCTTCCATCCCCCGTGATCTTGGGCTTCGGCCCCGACTTTGGCATCCAGGCAGACGGATTTGGGTTTGTTGTTTCCTGGGCAACAAATGCCTCTGTCGCGGTGGAGGCCTGCACTAATTCCGGAGGCGCGACCTGGATTGCCTTGAGTACGAACACCCTTTCCAATGGTTGGTTCTACTTCAGTGATCCTGCCTGGACAGATTACACCTCCCGTTTTTACCGCCTCCGCTCGCCCTGACATTTCGCGCCTGCGCGGCAGCAGTTTGGAATGGGCCGGTCCCGAAACACGCGAACCATTGTTCGAGATTGAGGAAGGGCTTCTGCTCCCAATTCGCGACAATCAGCCAATGGAGAGTGCCGTGCCTTCGTTTCCCCGCCGCTGGATAATCTTCACCCTCAGCACCGTTCGCGCACACTCCCCGCTCGATCCGCCAGGTCGAAATGAATGTTACCGGCCTTCAACAGGGGCTGGAGCGTGTCTTACCAGTTCTGGGATTGGAGCCGACGTTCGAATCTCAGCATGGGGTTGCGCCGTCTCTTACGGGAAGTTCTTTGCACTCGAAATGCCCGTTAGTTCGTTGTCGCCGTCTTCCTTCAACATGCATTTCAACCAGTATTTA
This genomic interval carries:
- a CDS encoding universal stress protein; this encodes MNLPSLPESRFKRILFCTDFSESADAAFDFAMDAAVRRPDSTLYLLHVIQEPDAQYWKSQLAEVENINDEAKKAIDAKVAAAYLSRVPKGLEVKVEFRIGPDAATILEFAKSAQIDVIVLGRHGHGSVSKALFGSVAEKIVRKAECAVLVVPLSYAQTPPA
- a CDS encoding leucine-rich repeat protein → MERLVRNFLCLLLMLPVTAGAYFSYTTNNGSITITGYTGPGGGAIIPSTTNGLLVTSIGLWAFAQCPDLTHVTIPSSVTSIGVRAFYSCPKLTAITVDAGNSVYSSAAGVLFRNNQTTLIQCPTAKRGSYEVPHSVTSIEDHAFSSCSYLTNVTIGSNVAHIGSYAFHACTNLASVTIPDSVTSIGWGAFHSSGLASVTIPDSITSIGDVAFQGCTNLTRVEIPNSVTSIGYYAFCYCTSLTNITIPDSVASIGTHAFDYCSSLASVTIGTGVTTIGENAFVYCTNLTGVYFRGDAPADIDTHAFLAADQATIYYLPGTRGWGPTFNNLPTAPWLLPSPVILGFGPDFGIQADGFGFVVSWATNASVAVEACTNSGGATWIALSTNTLSNGWFYFSDPAWTDYTSRFYRLRSP